One Nicotiana tomentosiformis chromosome 1, ASM39032v3, whole genome shotgun sequence genomic window, tgggcggattatgatattgagcatgtgaccgcGTCGGGCGGATTATGATTATTGCACGTGTCTACATCGTGcagtgtgtggatatggatccatccccttaGGGCCACCATCTCATgtgccttcttgatggtgtacacacatattgtgagaaaccgacagggttttggttgatgtgagctctgggagagctggttgTTGGTTTGGTCTGGTTACTAAGATTCTGATATGGGCCTGAGAGGCGTAATGTGATTTctattggattgggttgcacaccgcaacaggttGTTTGacttggttattgcatttcatctttacttgcaatttcatGGTTCTCTACCtgttttatttgcatatcttctttatatgctggattgttgactgagcagagtacGTTGAGTCATTGTGAGCTCCAAGGTGGCTTTATCTGTGATttcatgatttgatcatatatttgTTCTATACTTATTAGAATTTATGAACTTGTACAGGTGAttggcgagtatcatttataatttctTCTATTACCTCgttgaggttagttatgatacttgttgagtatATGAGGtatgttgtactcatactacacttttacaccttgtgcagattttggagttgagaTGTTGTGGATGATGGGAGCTAGCACTGAGGATGTATCTACCTtccggatatagctaccacttgtccttggtagttttagatttgaattctatttatgtacattccaaacagatattgtatttattttatcccagctttgtaaatctaagtcttagtggctcgtgACTTGTATTGCCAGTTCGTGGGTTAATGTATAAAAACATCAGTTAATTTATTATTCATTTCGTATTATTCTCATTTGTATTGTGttgactgttagttggcttacctagctgattgggttaggtgccatcactactagatggattttggggtcgtgacaactactCTTGACAAAATTAGATTTGTAGTTGGTTATATTTTTTGCTGTCAAATACCTGTTAGACGTAAGGAACTTAAGATGTACTGTGAATGTTGTGAATTACCCTTTAGAAAAATTCCTAAAGAAGTTGCAAGTAGATGGAATTCAGTATATGATATGTTGTCTGTTGCTTATGAATATTGATTTCCTATTACATGCATGTTTAGTGCCCAAGTTTCATCTATTCACGATATGATATTAGATGATGATTGGGATACTGCTTTTCATCTTATTCattttttagaaattattttatgCTACTAAAGAATTTTTTGGGGTATATTATCCAACTATTTCTAGCATGTTAGTTTATATAGCTAGAGTTTCGATGTTATTTTTTGaatataaagaaaaagaagaCTATAAAGATGCTATTAAAATAATGGTTGAAAACTTTTAAACAGAAAAATTTCCCAGTCCTGTTATTTGCATTGTTGTCGTTGTTTTACATCATCAAAGTTATTGGTGCAAAAATACTTATTGAAATGATTTACCATAATTTAGAAATAGAACCAACTCAAAGACCATCTATTTCTACTTTTTTGGCTAGAATTCAACAAAATGCTAAAGTTGTGTATGACTATTACCAAAGACAAATGAACTCTATTGCACCAACTAGTGGTgcctcttcttcttcatcatctcaACCTCTTAAAAAGACTGCTACAAATAGAACTTTTGGTGCTATTCGGGAAATGATTAGTCAATCACAATCTTCACAAATTAACGAGCTTGATGTTTATTTACTTGCAGGAATTATCGATATTTGTGATGATGAAGGGAATGAAGACTTGCTGAAATATTGGAGAATGAACGAACAAATATTTTAGATTCTTTCAAGAATGGCCCGAGATGTgctaactattcaagcttcatcAGTATCTTCCGAAAGCGCTTTCAGTGCAGCATAATTTCAACTTGGAGACCACCGACACTCATTGGCAGAAGACAACTTGGAGACTATTGttttattcagagattggattaaagCGGAGAGAAGAAACTTTGTCCTTCCAGAAATAATTCAAGAAGATGACGATGCATATAATGAAATACTATCTACCAGAGATGGAGGGGACACAGACGAACAAGTCTACCAATTCCAAGCAAAGAACCACGAAATATTATTGAACAATTACGTAAATCGTTCAAAAGAAatatgtaattttatttttacaagTGTTGAAATACAAATAAATACTTGTAACTTGTATTAGAAATCTAATGTTTacattgaattaaaaaaaataaaaggcaCTTCATAGGCTTGGATTTTTTTCGTCCATTAATGTTTGTTTGTATTTAAATATAGTTTTTTTATTTCTAATTTAAAATTACCCCTAAGTACCGGTACCGTACCCTTAAGTACCGCACCCTTAGGACCGGTAGGGGTACTGGTAGGGTACCAGTAAAAGTACCCTTACCTCGTACCCTTAAATCCCCTTAAAAATAGTACCCTTAAGGAACCCTCCCCGTACCCTTAACCCTTAAGAATCCAGTACCTTTCCCTTAGATAGCCCTAATTAGGGTTTGACCATCAATAAAGATTAGGTGAGACATGTCTGGACATTTACTACCAATCTTAATGAGATCCTAGCTTCTTATGCCAACTTTACGATCAATTAATGTAGACAAGAGCTCCATGAAAATTATAAAGAGATAAGGGGACATAGGATCTCCTTGCCTAATGCCCTTGCTAGGATTGAGATATTTTGTTCTTGAGCCATTCACTAGAACAACAATTTTACTAGTGCTAccattgtaacgatccgactagtCATTTTTTTCTAGATCCTccttcccctaattaagactccatgtatgtgcttttactgttttatgacttgcggggatggtttgttcgagtttggaagggttcgggttgaaatcggaacacttagttccttaatagtggcctaggatggccaagtttgacttgggtcaatatttgagtaaacaaccttggaaCCAAGATTTGATGGttacaataggttcgtatgaaaATTTTGTACTTGGGCGTGTCTTCGGATCAAGTTTCGGGTAACTCGAGAACGTTTCGACGCTTAATGTTGAAATTTGGTGCATTGaaagttttcaagttctttaaatttggtttgaagtggactttggtataattgaggtctgtttgggattccgagcctgggaataggtatgtatggtgattatgacttgtgcgtaaaatttgaggtcattacaAGTTGTCTAAGTATGCTTCGACGCGTTCGGAGTTGGTTGAAGTAACTATGAAGCTTAGAAGTTGATTAATGAGGTTTCAAGCTATGATTCTTGATTccaatgttgttttatgtgttctgAGGCTTCGAGTAAGTCCGCAATGTGTTTATAGAATTAGCGGTGCATTTAGACGGGGTCCCAggtggctcgggtatgtttcggaccTCCAGGAGCATGTTTGAAATTGGTTGAAAACTGCtggtgtgcttcacgatcgcgaagatgaTTCCACGATGGCGAAGAAGGAGAATTAAATGGGAAGTTGATAGCCCTACGCGATCACAAAGAAGGGAATGCAATTGCAAAGGTTTGTCTGGaagtgcttcacgatcgcgaagacgAAATATAGGAGTTGGGCAGGGAGGCCTTTGGCCTTTGCGAACGTAACTTGGGGATCACAAACGCGGAAGGCTGGGAAAtggttcatcgcgaatgcgacctACTAGCCGCGATCGTGAAGAAAGTTTTTGGGCAGTGGCAATTttgtccttcgcgatcgcggggtATTTTGCGCGATCCTGAAGAAGGGATCATTGGGTAGACTTGAATTTAATACGAGACTTAgtctcttttctctcattttaCACTTGGTCTTGGacgattttgagagcattttgtgggATATTGTCATCAAGATCAAGTGGTAAGTGATCCCTCTCAATTATTGAGTTAAATACACGGATTTTGAGTAGATTTAACATGAAATTAAGGGAAACTTTGTCAGATTTTGTTGGAAcctagggtttggtaaaaataagatttgaccacgaaattgattatggaattgggaataaaaattatatatttaaatttgTGAAGTGATGGGTCACATTTATCTTCAGAAATTTTTGAAATCCAAGCACGTGGGCCCAGGGATGATTTTTATGGACTTCCCAATTTTTTTTGGGAAATTAgtttaatagctaaattattcacttttgagcatatatttattagtttatagGGCTTTCGGTTAGTTTCGGAGCCTTCGGCGTCATTTGAGTAATTCTAGTGAGGTTGAAGAGCCGGATTGAGGACTTGgaatcgaggtaagtctcttgactaaccttgtaagagggaacttatccccttaggtttattaattgttgtggggatctacgtacgcacgaggtgatgagagtctgtgcgtagctatattcatgataggtccgggtagacttagattcacatcatgcctttAATTGTGCTATTTGTACCGATCATGTGTATTGATTTCCTTGATTATGACTGAGATTGAGGATTTGAATAAAAATATTGACTTAGCCTCTTACtttggaaaaattgggaaatatttGTTAAACTATGGATCCATGTCTTCTCGACTCGCATGTGCTCCCGTgagcgaggtaaatttctctactcttatgggatcgggtcgttcgttTCGGCCAGTGTAataaattactcttatgggatctggtcgttcgcctcggcagtatggtaacactattcttatgggatcaggtcattcgcctcggcaggtacAAAGTACCACTATTCCTATAGGATTGGGTCGTTCGCATCGGCAGCTTCGTGCTTAATACTTGAGACTAGATTTGGTTTGGTAACAGTTGAGTTAGTGCCTTCAAAGCCGGTTATGACATGTTTAGTGATATTATATAGACTCATGTGTGGAGTTACTGTAATTACTTTTATTTGCTTCGTTGCTACTTGTTATACAttcaccatgtctactttatgtattttTATTACTGTTTGACCACTATTAAGTGTCaaatcgacccctcatcactacttcttcaaggttagactagatacttactgggtacgtgttatttttcgtactcacgctacacttctacattgaatgtgcaggtactgagacatgtACTACCAGTGGTCACACGGGCACATAACCGCACTTctacggagacttagtggtgagcaatggagtctccctctaccttgtttattatttatGTCTATTAAgtttcagacagtagttataTTAGTTTcgtatattctctagattgctcatgcacttgtggcactGGGTTTTGGGGGCTTTTAGCATTCATGTATTGTTGTACTTATCATTATTGTCACTACGGTTGCATGAGATCTTACTTATTTTGTTCTTTCAAAAAAAAGGGAAACTTttgttttaaaagttaaaaagggATAATAAATTGTAAGTtcacttgtgggcttgcctaatGGCAGCGTTAGGTGCCATGGATAAATATCatgggttttgggtcatgacagcttggtatcagagctttacatttacataagtctcacgagtcattaacaggcctagtagagtcttgcggatcagtgcggagatgtccgtacttatcttcgagaggctacagagtgTTAGGAAACCTCTCTTCctatctcctatcgtgcagttgatattGTGCTAAGTATATTTCTATTGATCTCTCACAAATGGTAAAAACGTGCACGGCGGATGTACCAGGCAATAGAGGATCTTCTCCCCCttttgctagaggccgagggagggctccagctcctgTCAGAGGGCGAGGGAGTCCTAGAGTTGCTCCTATTGTAGCACCAGTGGATCTAGTggaggatcctgttattgaggagcaggatgaggcGCCTGCAGCTGAGCCAACCCCAGTAGATTTCATGACTTCACCgtgatttcaggaggtcatgggccgtatgctgcagtTCATGGACTATATGGTGTAAGCTGGTTTATTTCCAATGGACCCAACACatctcaggctccagggcacacTGCTATAATTTATTAGACCCTAGGTGCACTACCTGCTGGCAGGGCCCAGTCAGGTTTAGTGGCTATGCCAGAGTCCTTACCAATCGTGACCGTTGATCAGCAAAAGTGGCTGGACAGATAGACTAGGCTTCGTCCCCCTAACTTTGGGGGTGAGCGGttagaggacccccaggatttcGTTGACCGGTGCAAGGATAGGTTACGTAACATGGGGATATTGGAGTTCAACGGGGTTACTTCACCACCTTTCAGCTTGAGGGAAAGGCCCGCAGATAGTGGTAGGATTACCTCCTTAACAGGCCAGTAGGTTCACCTCCCTTAACATGGGATCAGTTTACATATCTGTTCTTGGAGAAGTACATACCACTTTCGGAGAGAGAGGAGCTTCAGGGTCAGTTTGAGTGACTCAATTAGGGTCATATGTCtatgaccgactatgaggcaagaTTCACTGACTTGTCTCGCCATGAAGCTATTATACTCTCCACATACATAGAGAGGGTGTGGAGGTTTATTGCAGGTCTACACCCTTAGAATCAGGTTTCTACGGCCCATGAGGTAGATATTGGGGACTCCCTTTCATTAGGTTGTGgatatagctcggaggatcgagtgTATTCGCAACCACAGTGAAGAGTTTGCACTGAGGGACAAGCGGCCTTGGCAGTTTGGAGGAGTCAGTGGCGCCCCATCTGGGGGCataggtcagttcatgaggggtcagtctagcaggcccatgcAGCCAACACCATCACCTGCTCGGAGTGCTCCAGCACGACCGTACTTCAATGCCATTCTAGAGAGTACTTACTGTCTGCCAGCTAtttagggttcctccagtgggtattcaggccatcagggttagACTTCAAGTCAGCAGTCCACTACTCTGAGGgattgttttgagtgcggggagtttggccatgtgaagaggttttgtcccagactttgGGGCAAGGCCGAGCAGCAGGACTATTGGaccatgattaccgcaccagctaCCACACCGCCCGCCCGCCCGGCCTGAGGctgagggcaggtgggtaggggtcgccctagaggtggagactagttaggtggtgctccagctagattctatgctttccccACCAGGCTAGAGACAGTCACCTCTGATGCAGTGAACACAAGTACTATTTTTGTCTGCCATAGGGATGCCTCGGTATTaattgatccagggtctacttattcatatgtttcttctctattttctccatATTTGGATGTGTCTCGTGACTCCTTGGGcattcctgtatatgtgtccatacctgtgggtgattttgtAGTTGTGGATTGGGTCTATTGGTCCTGTGTGGTGACTTTCAGTGGATATGAGACCATAGTAGAGCTTCTAttgctcgatatggttgattttgagatTATCCTAGGCATAGACCGGTTGTCTCTGTACCATGCCATTATTGATTgctatgccaagactgttaccttggcgatgcttgagttgcctagattagagtggaagggttcatctgttagtACTTCTAGGCaggttatttctttcttgaaggctcgaatatggtcgagaagggttgtgtGGCCTATTTGTCCTTTGTTCGAGATACTACTGCAGAGTCTCCCGCATTAGATTCATTGTCGATGGTACGAGAGGTTTTTGACGTAATTTTTGCTGATCTACCAAGTATGCCACCGGATCCGGATatcgatttcggcattgatttggtgccaggaaCCCAGCCTATTTCTACTTCGacttatcgcatggctccaaatgAGCTGAGTgagttaaaggagcagcttcAAGATTTTCTTGAGAAGGGGTTCATCAAACCTACTGTGTCGCCTTAAGGctcaccggtgttatttgtgaagaagagggATGGGAGTATGcgcatgtgcattgattaccgccagttaagCAAAgccacaatcaagaataagtactcggtgtcgcacattgatgacttgtttgaccaattacaGGGTGCCAGCGTGTTCTCTTAGATAGACTTGAGATctaggtatcatcagctgaagattcatgcTTTGAATGTACCGAAGACGGCTTTCCAGACCAGgtatgggcactatgagtttttagtgatgtccttcatcttgactaacgccccgacgaCATTTATGAATTTGTTGAGTCGGTGTTTAGtccgtatcttgactcatttgtcattgtcttcattgatgacatattgttATACTCGCGTAGTATGGGGGAGAACGAGTAGCATTTGAGGTTAGTGCTTTAGACATTGCgcgaacagaagctatatgctaagttcccCAAGTGCGAGTTCTAGTTAGATTACGTGGCtatcttggggcatgttgtatcaggtgagggtattaaggtggatcccaagaagatcgaagtagtccagagttggcctcgtcctacctcAGCGACCGAGATTAGGAGTTTCTTAGGGTTTGTAGattattatcatcggtttgtggagggcttctcatctattgcaccacctttgactagattgatgcTCCGTtgagatggtccgatgattgcgagacgagcttttagaagctcaagaccgctttgactctagcaccggtgttagtgttgcttTCCGACTCAGGGATGTataccgtgtattatgatgcttcacgcattggcttgggttgtgtaatgTTGCAGGAGGGGcaaagttattgcatatgtttcatgTTAGCTAaagccccacaagaagaattacccctacatgatttggagttggctgcgatagttcatgctctcaagatctagatgcattatctttatggggtgttctgtgaggtttacaccgatcatcgcagcttgcagcatttgtttaagcagagggaccttaatttgaggtagtgcaggtggcttgagttactgaaggattatgatattaccatcacTTTACAATCCGGGCAAGACAAATGTGGTTGTgaatgccttgagcagaaagtccgagagtatgggtagtttggtatTCATTTTGGCAGAGGAGAGgacattggctttggacattcattcCTTAGCTAAAAAAATTGTGAGGTTCGATATTTCaaagcccagtcgagttcttgcatgtgttgtggctcagtcttcattactTAAGCAGATCAAAGCTCATCAGTACAGTGATCCACATTTGTTacttcttagagagacggtactacagggtggtgccaaggaggtaactatcggtgaggatggtgtgcTTCGACTCCAGGGTtacctatgtgttcctaatgtggatggcttgtgggagaagattctagaggaggcacacagttatcggtattttattcatctaggtgctacgaagatgtatcgtgacctgaagcagcattattggtggcggcggatgaagaaggacattgttgagtatgtagctagatgtCTAAATGTCCGttggttaagtatgagcaccagaggccacgTGGCCTAATCCAGTAGATGGTTATATCGGAGTGAAAATGGGATCACATCACTGTGGACTTCGTATTTGGGTTATTGCAgacgttgaggaagtttgatcgtttgggtcattgtcgacaggctgaccaagtcggcacactttatttcggtagtgactacttactcttcagagaggttgccccaaatttacattcaggagattgtccggtcgcatggtgtgcctgtttccatcatttcatatagaggccctcagtttacttcacatttttgaaGAGCAGTATAGAGCGGGTTAGGTTCCCTAAGTAGAGCACAGCATAACccttcatccgcagaccgacggacaGTAGGAGCGGATAGTTCAGATTCTAGAGgacatgctcagggcatgtgctattgacttcggagggcagtgggatagATTCTTGCCCTTGGACGAGATTTCTTATAAGAACACTTATCAGTAcagcatcaagatggctccatttcatgcattatatggtcggcgaagtcattcgcccatcggatggtttgagcccagcgAGGCTAGATTATATGGCAcagatttagtgaaggatgccttggagaaggtaaagttgattcaggagcgacttcatatAGCAcaatccagacaaaagagttacgcagatcagaaggcACGCGATATATCATTTATGATGGGCGGGTAGGTTCTCTTGAAAATCTAgtcgatgaagggtatcatgaggtttggaaagaagggcaagttaagtccgaggtttattggcccattcgaggtgttgaggtgagttggggaggtttcttatgagcttgctttacctcgagtctatcgagagttcatccggtcttccatatgtctatgctccgaaagtaccaTGCCGATAGGTCGAATGTGTTAGATtacagcacagttcaactagatgagagtttgggttatgaggaggagccagttgccattgttgacaggcaggtttgctagttgaggtctaagaagatttctgcggtaaaggtcCAATGGAGgagtcaaccagtcgaggaggcgacttgggaggctgagaaggacatgcggagcagatagcCACACTTATTAAGCGCTCTAGgaatgattctagacccattcgaggacgaatgcttGTTTAacaggtggagaatgtaatgacttgaccagtcgttttgctttctagatcctcgttTTCCTAATTAATACTCCTCGtgtgtgcttttactattttacgacttgcggggatggttggttcgggtttggaagggttcgggttaaaatcggaacacttaattccataatagtggcctaagatggccaagtttgacttggcTCAATATTtagagaaaacgacctcggaattgggatttggtggttccaataggttcgtatgataattttgaacttaggcgtgTCTTCGGATCGAATTTCGGGTAACCCGGgtgcgtttcagcgcttaatgttaAACGTTGACGCATTGAAGgctttaaagttctttaaatttggtttgaaatagACTTTAGTGTAATCAAGGTCCGTttaggattccgagcctgggaataggtctgtatggtgatttatgacttgtgtataaaatttggcgtcattccgagttgtctaagtggTTGAAATGAGTTTGAAGCTTAGAAATTGATTAATGAGGTTTTGAGGTACGATTCTTGATTTCGGTATTTTTTTTATGTGTTCCGGGGCATTGCGTAAGTCCGCAATGTGTTTTTGGACTTAGCAGTGCATTTGGATGGGGTCTCAGGtgactcgggtgtgtttcggaccacccggagcatGTTTGAACTTGGCTGAAAACTGttggtgtgcttcgcgatcgcaaagatggttccgcgatcgtgaagaaggaaaaCTGAAGGGGCAGCTGATTTCCCtgcgtgatcgcgaagaagggaacgTGATCATGAAGGTTGGCCTCgcagtgcttcgcgaacgcggaagcccAACCGCGATAGAGAAGACAAAACGTAGGAGCTGGGCAGGGAGGCTTTTGGCCTTCATGAACGTGACTTGGGGATTGCGAACGCGAAAGGCTGGGCAGTGGTTCATCGCGAATGTGACCGCCCAGCCACGAACACAAAGAAGGTTTTTGGGCAGTGGgaattttggccttcgcgatcacgaggcaTTTTGCGCTACCGCGAAGAAGGGATCACTCGGCATACTTGAATATAATACGGGACTTAGtctattttctctcattttccactTGGTCTTGGACGATGTTgtgggagattttcatcaacatCAAGTGGTAAGTGATCCCTATCAATTCTCGAGTTAAATACACTTTATGAGTAGATTTAACATGACATTAAGGgaaaaattatgggattttgttGGAACCTAGGGTTtgataaaaatgatatttgaccacaaaattgattatggaattaggaatgaattatatatttgagttcgtgaagtCATGGATAACATTTATCTTtggaaattttcagaatccgTGCACATGGGCTCGGGGTGATTTTATTGACTTCGTGGATTTGGTTGGGAAATTAgtttaatagctaaattatgaacttttgcacatatatttattagtttatacgtcttttggttagtttcggagtCCTCGACATCGTTTGAGGAGTACTAGTGAGGTTGAAGAGCCGGATTGAGGACTTGGAATCAAGGTAAGTctattgcctaaccttgtaagaggcaaCTTATCCCCTTTGgtttattaattattgtgtgctacttgttgtggggagctacgtacgcacgaggtgactagagttcgtacgtagctatatttatgatatgtcCGGATAaacttagattcacatcatgcctttCATTGTGCTATTTATACCGACCATGTGTATTAATTTCCTTGATAATGACTGAGATTGAGGATTTGAATAAAGATACCGACTTAGCATCTTATtttggaaaaattgggaaatatttGATAAACTATGGATCCATGTCTTCTCGACTCGCATGTGCtcccgcgagcgaggtaaatttctctactcttatggtatcaggtcgttcgcctcggccaGTGTAATAAATTActgttatgggatcgggtcgtttgcctcagtaatatagtaataataattttatgggatcggaccgttcacctcggcaggtaCTGAGTACCACTATTTCTAtcggatcgggccgttcgcctcggtaggtactgagtaccactattcttatgggatcgggccgttcgcctcgccAGCTTTGTGCTTAATACTTGAGAGTGGATATGGTTTGGTAACAGTTGAGTTAGCACCTTCAAGGCCGATTATGAAATGTTTAGTAATTTGATATAGACTCATGTGTGGAATTACTATAATTACTTTTATTTTCTTCGCTGCTACTTATTGTACAttcaccatgtctactttatgtatttcTCTATttgactactagtaagtgtcaagtcgacccctcgtcactacttctacaaggttagactagatacttactgggtacgcctTGTTTTCTGTACTCACGTTGCACTAAAttt contains:
- the LOC138908910 gene encoding uncharacterized protein yields the protein MGILEFNGVTSPPFSLRERPADSGRITSLTGQDASVLIDPGSTYSYVSSLFSPYLDVSRDSLGIPVYVSIPVGDFVVVDWVYWSCVVTFSGYETIVELLLLDMVDFEIILGIDRLSLYHAIIDCYAKTVTLAMLELPRLEWKGSSVKSPALDSLSMVREVFDVIFADLPSMPPDPDIDFGIDLVPGTQPISTSTYRMAPNELSELKEQLQDFLEKGFIKPTVSP
- the LOC138908911 gene encoding uncharacterized protein; the protein is MGSLVFILAEERTLALDIHSLAKKIVRFDISKPSRVLACVVAQSSLLKQIKAHQYSDPHLLLLRETVLQGGAKEVTIGEDGVLRLQGYLCVPNVDGLWEKILEEAHSYRSNVLDYSTVQLDESLGYEEEPVAIVDRQVC